The following coding sequences lie in one Spinacia oleracea cultivar Varoflay chromosome 1, BTI_SOV_V1, whole genome shotgun sequence genomic window:
- the LOC110784448 gene encoding thioredoxin H-type: MGARLSTIPENRGPLVSATAGPGSYPSGYNKPAASRDRYNWSNSFPAENKAPAAPVCAAFPFPPANSNPSNNYPAATTTKSSSVAAGCGGDVAGGGRGGAFPVNVKPANTKEVIVFHSSTKWKEYFEASKQSNKLVVIYFTATWCGPCRYMEPSIKEIAAKHTDIDLVKIDVDELFNVSREYGVQAMPTFLFMKKGKQIDKVVGARKEELQRKVEKHKA, encoded by the exons ATGGGTGCAAGATTGTCTACAATCCCAGAGAACAGAGGGCCTTTGGTGAGTGCCACCGCAGGGCCGGGTTCATACCCATCGGGGTATAATAAACCCGCCGCCAGCCGTGACCGGTACAACTGGTCTAACAGCTTTCCAGCTGAGAATAAGGCACCTGCTGCTCCTGTTTGTGCTGCATTCCCCTTTCCCCCTGCTAATTCTAACCCCTCTAATAATTATCCTGCTGCCACCACTACTAAGTCATCATCTGTTGCCGCTGGCTGCGGTGGTGATGTTGCTGGTGGCGGCCGCGGTGGTGCTTTTCCTGTTAATGTTAAACCCGCCAATACTAAGGAAGTTATTGTCTTCCATTCCTCAACCAAGTGGAAGGAATACTTTGAAGCCTCAAAGCAATCCAACAAACTG GTGGTAATATATTTTACGGCGACATGGTGTGGGCCGTGTCGTTACATGGAGCCAAGCATCAAAGAAATAGCGGCTAAACACACTGATATCGACCTGGTCAAGATTGACGTGGACGAGTTATTT AATGTGTCGCGGGAGTATGGAGTACAAGCAATGCCTACATTCTTGTTCATGAAGAAGGGAAAGCAAATTGACAAGGTTGTTGGAGCAAGAAAGGAAGAGCTTCAAAGGAAGGTTGAGAAGCACAAGGCTTAA